One Oryza brachyantha chromosome 3, ObraRS2, whole genome shotgun sequence DNA segment encodes these proteins:
- the LOC102720690 gene encoding uncharacterized protein LOC102720690: protein MRDFPSCFGESGVQIADASSSSSSAGKGTAQNLVTCLYQTQFSGRPCVISVTWSKSLMGQGLSIGVDDLSNQCLCKADIKPWLFSKKKGSKRLDVEDGKIEIFWDLSGAKFGAGPEPLEGFYVAVVFDLELVLLLGDMRKDAFRKTGANRPMLNAAFVARREHIYGKKIYTAKAQFCENGQYHDVVIECDTVSIKDPCLEIRVDKKPVMQVKRLAWKFRGNQTILVDGLPVEVFWDVHSWLFGSMTSNAVFMFQTCQAPEKSMPWSYSQIFRESQLQCLGFSLILYAWKLE from the coding sequence ATGAGGGACTTCCCTTCCTGCTTCGGGGAGAGCGGCGTCCAGATCGCggacgcgtcgtcgtcgtcgtcgagcgcCGGCAAGGGCACGGCGCAGAACCTGGTGACCTGCCTCTACCAGACGCAGTTCTCGGGCCGGCCATGCGTGATCTCGGTGACATGGAGCAAGAGCCTCATGGGGCAAGGGCTCAGCATTGGCGTGGACGACCTGTCCAACCAGTGCCTGTGCAAGGCCGACATCAAGCCATGGCTCTTCTCCAAGAAGAAAGGGTCCAAGAGGCTTGATGTCGAGGACGGCAAGATTGAGATCTTCTGGGACCTGTCCGGCGCCAAGTTTGGTGCTGGGCCAGAGCCACTAGAGGGGTTCTACGTCGCCGTGGTGTTTGACCTTGAGCTGGTACTCCTGCTCGGCGACATGAGGAAGGACGCATTCCGGAAGACCGGCGCAAACAGGCCTATGCTGAATGCTGCATTTGTGGCTAGGAGGGAGCACATATATGGGAAGAAGATTTACACAGCCAAGGCACAGTTCTGTGAAAATGGCCAATACCATGATGTTGTGATAGAGTGTGACACCGTCAGCATCAAGGATCCGTGTCTTGAGATACGGGTTGACAAGAAGCCTGTCATGCAGGTGAAGCGTCTGGCTTGGAAATTTAGGGGAAACCAGACAATTCTTGTTGATGGTTTGCCTGTGGAGGTGTTCTGGGATGTCCACAGTTGGCTCTTTGGATCGATGACGAGCAATGCGGTGTTCATGTTTCAGACATGCCAAGCACCTGAGAAGTCGATGCCATGGTCGTACTCGCAGATTTTTAGGGAGTCTCAGTTGCAGTGTCTTGGTTTCTCGCTGATCCTATATGCATGGAAGCTTGAATAG
- the LOC102720967 gene encoding cytochrome b-c1 complex subunit 7-like: MSSMLSAFSQWFVNPRRNPLARIHMQTVSSRLRKYGLRYDDLYDPKHDLDIKEALERLPREVVDARNQRLKRAMDLSMKHQYLPEDFQAVQTPFRGYLSDMMDLVKKERLEREELGALPLHQRTLP; the protein is encoded by the exons atgTCGTCGATGCTGTCCGCGTTCTCGCAGTGGTTCGTGAACCCGCGCCGCAATCCGCTGGCCCGCATCCACATGCAGACGGTCTCCTCGCGCCTCCGGAAATACG GCCTGAGGTATGACGATCTGTACGACCCCAAGCATGATCTGGACATCAAGGAGGCGCTCGAGAGGCTGCCCCGGGAGGTGGTCGACGCCCGCAACCAGCGCCTCAAGCGCGCCATGGACCTCTCCATGAAGCACCAGTACCTCCCCGAGGACTTCCAG GCGGTGCAGACACCATTCAGAGGCTATTTGAGTGACATGATGGATCTG GTGAAGAAGGAGAGATTAGAGCGTGAAGAACTGGGAGCCCTTCCCCTTCACCAGAGGACCCTTCCCTGA
- the LOC102721255 gene encoding uncharacterized protein LOC102721255, with the protein MAVRPGWVVAVARASAAAWQRVACNPETLPADQVLGLLCCGPLHLLARLAAFLCIPFVPVQAMPRLLSPRLRGQSRLLLLPSPELVEPIYSPYPSSSSSSSSSDDDSEIEDGEVVHLHFE; encoded by the coding sequence ATGGCGGTACGGCCGGGgtgggtggtggcggtggcgcgggcgtcggcggcggcatggcaGCGGGTCGCGTGCAACCCGGAGACGCTCCCCGCCGACCAGGTCCTCGGGCTGCTCTGCTGCGGGCCGCTTCACCTCCtcgcccgcctcgccgccttcctctGCATCCCCTTCGTCCCTGTCCAAGCCATgccccgcctcctctcccctcgccTCCGAGGCCAgtcgcgcctcctcctcctaccgTCTCCGGAGCTAGTCGAGCCTATCTACTCTCCTTACCCTTCCtcctcatcgtcgtcgtcgtcatccgacgacgacagcgaaATCGAGGACGGGGAGGTTGTCCATCTTCACTTCGAGTGA
- the LOC102704790 gene encoding uncharacterized protein LOC102704790 — translation MATARGGGGGAWLLVVAVVCLSCAAAAVARSPAARVHRHLKRLNKPAVKSIESPDGDIIDCVHISHQPAFDHPFLKNHTIQMRPNYHPDGLYDESKSSTDAGGGGERPMVQLWHHGGTCPEDTVPIRRTKRDDLLRASSMRRYGKKRHRAPNPMSVDPNLLNEGGHQHAIAYVQGDKYYGAKATINVWAPKIEQPNEFSLSQLWILGGSFGEDLNSIEAGWQVSPDLYGDNNTRLFTYWTSDAYQATGCYNILCAGFVQVNSEIAMGASIFPISSYSGSQYDISIMIWKDPKEGNWWMQFGKDYVLGYWPSFLFSYLGDSASMIEWGGEVVNSQLDGVHTSTQMGSGHFPEEGFSKSSYFKNIQVVDSTNNLKAPKGVGTFTEQSNCYDVQNGNNADWGTYFYYGGPGRSSNCP, via the exons ATGGCcaccgcgcgcggcggcggcggcggcgcgtggctgctggtggtggcggtggtctGCCTGTcgtgcgccgcggcggccgtggcgaggtccccggcggcgagggtgcacCGGCACCTGAAGCGGCTCAACAAGCCGGCGGTGAAGAGCATCGAG AGCCCAGATGGGGACATCATAGACTGCGTGCACATCTCACACCAGCCAGCCTTTGATCACCCCTTCCTCAAGAACCACACTATCCAG ATGAGGCCGAACTATCACCCGGATGGCCTATACGACGAATCCAAGAGCAGcaccgacgccggcggcggcggcgagaggcccATGGTGCAGCTCTGGCACCACGGCGGCACGTGCCCGGAGGACACCGTCCCAATCCGGCGGACGAAGAGGGACGACCTGCTCCGGGCGAGCTCGATGCGGCGGTACGGCAAGAAGCGGCACCGGGCGCCCAACCCGATGTCCGTCGACCCCAACCTACTCAACGAGGGCGGCCACCAA CATGCCATCGCGTACGTCCAAGGCGACAAGTACTACGGCGCCAAGGCGACCATCAATGTCTGGGCGCCCAAGATCGAGCAGCCCAACGAGTTCAGCTTGTCCCAGCTCTGGATCTTGGGCGGCTCCTTCGGCGAGGACCTCAACAGCATCGAGGCTGGATGGCAG GTTAGCCCCGACCTCTACGGCGACAACAACACGAGGCTGTTCACTTACTGGACT AGTGATGCATACCAAGCAACAGGGTGCTACAACATACTGTGCGCAGGGTTCGTGCAGGTAAACAGTGAGATCGCCATGGGAGCCAGCATCTTCCCCATCTCCAGCTACTCTGGCTCCCAGTATGATATCAGCATAATGATTTGGAAG GATCCAAAGGAGGGGAACTGGTGGATGCAGTTTGGCAAGGATTATGTTCTTGGCTATTGGCCGTCCTTCCTATTCTCCTACCTTGGCGACAGCGCGTCGATGATCGAGTGGGGTGGGGAGGTGGTGAACTCGCAGCTCGACGGCGTGCACACGTCGACGCAGATGGGCAGCGGGCACTTCCCGGAGGAGGGGTTCAGCAAGTCGAGCTACTTCAAGAACATCCAGGTGGTGGACAGCACCAACAATCTGAAGGCCCCCAAGGGGGTGGGCACATTCACTGAGCAGTCAAATTGCTACGATGTGCAAAATGGTAACAATGCTGACTGGGGCACATACTTCTACTATGGAGGCCCTGGAAGGAGCTCAAACTGCCCATGA
- the LOC102721533 gene encoding uncharacterized protein LOC102721533, with the protein MDPEVKDSRPSRSPSEPNLFLQWGSRKRLRCVKTRDDGSPSPARTEVLRRTIPRVNRPLGGDVAPFRSPRRPSTLNRRKTEPLVSDNRHSMSLSPEKDRYYSTRGSPFPFEGNGFDFGGGMEEKGTTALPRFFISLSNKEKEEDFMAMKGCKLPQRPKKRPKLMQKCLLMVSPGAWLSDLSHERYEVREKKCSRKRARGLKALCNESDSE; encoded by the exons ATGGATCCGGAGGTGAAGGACTCAAGGCCATCAAGGTCTCCCAGTGAACCAAACCTTTTCCTGCAATGGGGCAGCCGGAAACGACTCCGCTGCGTCAAGACGAGGGACGACGGTTCACCATCACCTGCGAGGACCGAAGTTCTTAGGCGCACCATACCACGGGTGAATCGCCCGCTCGGAGGCGACGTTGCACCATTTCGTTCACCGCGACGCCCAAGCACGCTAAACCGAAG GAAAACTGAGCCACTAGTGAGCGATAATAGGCATTCCATGTCGCTCTCACCGGAGAAGGATCGCTATTACTCCACTAGGGGTTCACCGTTTCCGTTCGAAGGAAATGGGTTTGATTTTGGTGGTGGAATGGAAGAAAAGGGCACCACTGCGCTACCAAGGTTCTTCATTTCATTGTCTAACaaggagaaagaagaggaCTTCATGGCAATGAAGGGCTGCAAGCTCCCACAGAGGCCCAAGAAGAGGCCAAAGTTGATGCAGAAGTGCTTGCTT ATGGTGAGCCCAGGAGCATGGCTGTCTGATTTGTCGCATGAGAGGTATGAAGTTAGAGAGAAGAAGTGCTCCAGAAAG agGGCTAGAGGATTGAAGGCTCTTTGCAATGAGAGTGATTCAGAATAG
- the LOC102705062 gene encoding uncharacterized protein LOC102705062 isoform X1, whose translation MDGSLTWQGRRGLQRVEFEISEGGDDDELVGLEEGGRWRGAPRWGTPVAASPRGPPRRRWRGAGRELPRGSAAAVRHEGWMLRYGRRKIGRSFVRTRYFVLDNKLFAYYKRQPKENVVPVKALQIDGNCRVEDRGLKTYHGQMVYVLCIYNKKEKEDQITSPLFHFPENYVCAHHISNKVAKRKERYVAGTNWRNRFGLTNKHTCMHTSMFANCNCLLPQKERDLQTSMRDS comes from the exons ATGGATGGCTCATTGACGTGGCAGGGGAGACGGGGCCTCCAGCGGGTGGAATTCGAAATTTCCGAGGGTGGTGACGATGATGAGCTCGTCGGCctcgaggagggagggaggtggcgaggAGCTCCGAGGTGGGGCacaccggtggcggcgagcccccgaggccctccgcggcggcgatggcgcggagCGGGGAGGGAGCTCCCGaggggctcggcggcggcggtgcggcacGAGGGTTGGATGCTGCGGTACGGGCGGCGGAAGATCGGGAGGTCGTTCGTCCGCACGCGCTACTTCGTCCTCGACAACAAGCTGTTTGCCTACTACAAGAGGCAGCCCAAGGAGAACGTG GTGCCAGTGAAGGCGCTTCAAATAGATGGAAATTGCAGAGTGGAAGATAGAGGTCTTAAAACATACCATGGGCAA ATGGTCTATGTTCTGTGCATAtacaacaagaaagaaaaagaggatcAAATCACG TCCCCACTGTTCCATTTCCCTGAAAACTATGTGTGCGCGCATCACATCTCAAACAAagttgcaaaaagaaaagaaagatatGTGGCGGGTACCAACTGGAGGAATCGATTTGGGTTAACAAACaagcatacatgcatgcatacaagcatgtttgcaaattgcaattgCTTGCTTCcacaaaaagaaagagatcTC